In the Streptomyces formicae genome, one interval contains:
- a CDS encoding MbtH family protein has protein sequence MSTNPFEDAEGTYLVLVNDEGQHSLWPSFVEVPAGWLVALKETNRQAALDYVNENWTDMRPKSLIDAMEKADA, from the coding sequence ATGAGCACCAACCCGTTCGAGGACGCCGAAGGCACCTACCTGGTCCTGGTCAACGACGAGGGCCAGCACTCCCTTTGGCCGTCGTTCGTCGAGGTACCGGCCGGATGGCTGGTCGCCCTGAAGGAGACGAACCGCCAGGCGGCGCTCGACTACGTCAACGAGAACTGGACCGACATGCGGCCCAAGAGCCTGATCGACGCCATGGAGAAGGCCGACGCCTGA
- the hisC gene encoding histidinol-phosphate transaminase: MSSPSTLHALHHEHERGDGMLRLHCNENPYGPPPGVIASVTKELEGRCATYPDSEATVLRTRLAEHLGVPTDMVAVGNGADELVLLVTLASAGPGQTVVVTESTFPGYAASAAVAGATVRKVPLLDNHVPAAGLVAELDGARLVFVCNPHNPTGTALAPAAVEEIITAAERAGAVPVFDEAYMEFAGSGYEHALDAVRAGRRLLVLRTFSKAWGLAALRAGYAVGPADLVAGIQEVRRALPFNVNRLAQQAAVAALESPDHIDEVRERNALERERLCAGLDRLGVAYVPSVTNFVMVKTPGDSARFTARLADEHGILVRDLTFFGRPGQVRVTVGTSEETDRFCEAVGKLLASPNSHAARGHGLGGARDVISVPTLEAVTPESLFNGYIGANVVFALTRLGVWEPLSAQPACTLDSLVTATGTDSTGLTAMLRVAALLGYVELRQGDTQTVSLTETGRELVRMKGFFTWGVGGYNDVLRGLSDLALGTSVFEGDIDRDGAMVAVGSGEVGRAMMLPLEKEVLASVDFGSVADLGCGDATRLLRLCGGDTARRGTGIEINAGACEQAVGRVADAGLSDRIEIVHGDVLAFSERTFPGVDLVSSFLMMHDLFDATGDPVGVMKTLRRVFPDAKRFLIGDTVAQDWEKREGPLPVFSAGFELVHAFMDTPIMNQTTYENAFAGAGLRVERREPLGAPSTWLWLLTTE, from the coding sequence GTGAGCAGCCCATCGACACTGCACGCACTCCACCACGAGCACGAGAGGGGCGACGGGATGCTGAGACTCCACTGCAACGAGAACCCGTACGGCCCGCCGCCCGGGGTGATCGCCTCGGTCACCAAGGAGCTCGAGGGCCGGTGCGCCACCTACCCGGACAGCGAAGCGACCGTGCTGCGGACGCGGCTCGCCGAACACCTGGGCGTGCCCACGGACATGGTGGCCGTGGGCAACGGGGCCGACGAGCTCGTGCTGCTCGTCACGCTCGCGTCGGCGGGCCCCGGCCAGACCGTCGTCGTCACGGAGTCGACGTTCCCCGGGTACGCCGCGTCGGCGGCCGTGGCCGGGGCGACGGTCCGCAAGGTGCCGCTCCTGGACAACCACGTACCGGCCGCGGGCCTGGTGGCGGAGCTCGACGGAGCCCGCCTGGTCTTCGTCTGCAATCCGCACAACCCCACGGGCACCGCGCTCGCCCCCGCCGCCGTCGAGGAGATCATCACGGCCGCCGAACGGGCCGGGGCCGTACCGGTCTTCGACGAGGCGTACATGGAGTTCGCCGGGTCCGGTTACGAGCACGCCCTGGACGCGGTGCGCGCGGGCCGGCGCCTCCTGGTGCTGCGGACCTTCTCCAAGGCATGGGGCCTCGCCGCCCTGCGCGCCGGTTACGCGGTCGGTCCCGCCGACCTCGTCGCGGGCATCCAGGAGGTGCGCAGGGCGCTGCCGTTCAACGTGAACAGGCTGGCGCAGCAGGCGGCCGTGGCCGCCCTCGAGAGCCCGGACCACATAGACGAGGTCCGTGAGCGCAACGCGCTGGAGCGCGAGCGGCTCTGCGCGGGCCTTGACCGCCTCGGCGTGGCCTACGTGCCCTCGGTCACCAACTTCGTGATGGTCAAGACGCCCGGTGACAGCGCCCGATTCACCGCGCGGCTCGCCGACGAGCACGGGATCCTGGTGCGGGACCTGACGTTCTTCGGACGGCCCGGCCAGGTGCGGGTCACGGTGGGGACGTCCGAGGAGACCGACCGGTTCTGCGAGGCGGTCGGCAAGCTGCTCGCCTCCCCGAACTCGCACGCCGCGCGCGGCCACGGGCTGGGCGGCGCACGGGACGTGATCTCCGTGCCGACCCTGGAAGCGGTCACGCCCGAGAGCCTCTTCAACGGCTACATCGGCGCCAACGTGGTGTTCGCGCTGACCAGGCTGGGCGTGTGGGAACCGCTCTCGGCGCAGCCCGCGTGCACGCTCGACTCGCTCGTCACCGCGACGGGCACCGACTCCACGGGCCTGACGGCGATGCTGCGGGTGGCTGCCCTGCTGGGCTACGTCGAGTTGCGTCAGGGGGACACCCAGACCGTCTCCCTGACGGAGACGGGCCGCGAACTCGTCCGGATGAAGGGCTTCTTCACCTGGGGCGTCGGCGGCTACAACGACGTCCTGCGCGGGCTCTCCGATCTCGCCCTCGGCACCTCGGTCTTCGAGGGGGACATCGACCGCGACGGCGCGATGGTCGCGGTGGGCTCCGGCGAGGTGGGTCGCGCGATGATGCTGCCGCTGGAGAAGGAGGTGCTCGCCTCGGTCGACTTCGGCTCGGTCGCCGACCTCGGCTGCGGCGACGCCACCCGGCTGCTGCGGCTGTGCGGCGGTGACACGGCCCGGCGCGGCACCGGCATCGAGATCAACGCGGGCGCCTGCGAGCAGGCGGTCGGGCGGGTCGCGGACGCGGGGCTCTCCGACCGCATCGAGATCGTGCACGGCGACGTCCTGGCCTTCTCCGAGCGTACGTTCCCCGGGGTCGACCTGGTCTCCAGCTTCTTGATGATGCACGACCTGTTCGACGCGACGGGAGACCCGGTCGGGGTCATGAAGACGCTGCGCCGGGTGTTCCCGGACGCCAAGCGGTTCCTGATCGGCGACACCGTGGCCCAGGACTGGGAGAAGCGTGAGGGGCCGCTGCCGGTGTTCTCGGCGGGCTTCGAGCTGGTGCACGCGTTCATGGACACGCCGATCATGAACCAGACGACCTACGAGAACGCCTTCGCCGGTGCGGGTCTCCGGGTCGAGCGGCGCGAGCCGCTGGGTGCTCCCTCGACCTGGCTGTGGCTGCTGACCACCGAGTGA
- a CDS encoding penicillin acylase family protein produces MPRVTRLPARIRGAVSSLVAGITLVGLTALPASTTPTHTAAGSDRRAVIQYTEYGVPHITADDYPGLGYGYGYASAKDNVCVLADAYVTVNAERSRYFGADAPANAGVGVAADSLTSDLYFQRLKDSGTVERLVDKPPPLGPEPEVAQLVRGYVQGYNRYVAEADARGGITDPACRGKEWVKPIAAMDVYRQIHAVTTMSGSGTFMDGIAGARPPARAAAAPRRSADPAAGLAAAVRAARGDGELGSNALAIGAEGTRGSRGVLLANPHFPWQGMRRMWQSQLTIPGRLDVSGASLLGFPAVLIGHNRDVAWTHTVATASTYGLYEVPLVPGDPTRYLVDGTPEQMKSHRVRVRVKEKDGTTGTVERTLWDTRYGPVLGAGPGGFPLPWGKDTAYTLRDANSTNLRALNSWLGLGRTTSTEDVRRSQARTQGLPWINTLAVDRKGSAYYADMQVVPHVTDELAKRCSTPLGERLLATSGVPVLDGGRGACAWGTDKDAVEPGLLGPGRLPRLIRDDYVTNSNNSPWLANPRSPLTGYPRVVGDIGTPRSLRTQEGLLSVQRRIAGTDGLPGKGFSRATMERMLFRDHSRAAELAGADTATMCRSFPGGTAPSTHGPVDVSSACRALADWDGRYSSDSRGSLLFARFVAKAAGVKDGPWKVPFDPSDPLRTPRTLAADKPEVQQAFGDAAAELRAADIPLDARLGDHQYVVRDGKRLPIHGGPHEAGVLNVITPRALGAGTPDVATGSSFLQVTEFPAKGAPRTSSLLTYGQSADPTSPHHADQTRLYAKGRWVRERFTQREILDSPQLRTHILTGK; encoded by the coding sequence ATGCCGCGCGTGACCCGGCTGCCCGCACGAATCCGCGGGGCGGTGAGTTCGCTGGTGGCCGGGATCACGCTGGTGGGGCTCACCGCCCTGCCCGCCTCCACCACCCCCACCCACACGGCCGCCGGTTCCGACCGGCGCGCCGTGATCCAGTACACCGAGTACGGCGTTCCGCACATCACGGCCGATGACTACCCCGGTCTCGGCTACGGCTACGGCTACGCGTCGGCCAAGGACAACGTCTGTGTCCTCGCCGACGCGTACGTCACGGTCAACGCCGAACGCTCCCGCTACTTCGGCGCCGACGCGCCCGCCAACGCGGGCGTGGGCGTGGCGGCCGACAGCCTCACCAGCGATCTCTACTTCCAGCGGCTCAAGGACTCCGGCACCGTCGAGCGACTCGTCGACAAACCGCCGCCGCTGGGCCCGGAACCGGAGGTCGCGCAGCTGGTGCGGGGCTACGTCCAGGGCTACAACCGCTACGTCGCCGAGGCGGACGCGCGGGGCGGCATCACCGACCCCGCCTGCCGAGGCAAGGAGTGGGTCAAACCCATCGCCGCCATGGACGTGTACCGGCAGATCCACGCCGTTACCACGATGTCCGGCTCCGGCACCTTCATGGACGGCATCGCAGGGGCCCGCCCGCCCGCACGGGCCGCGGCGGCACCCCGGCGCTCCGCCGACCCCGCCGCCGGTCTCGCCGCGGCGGTACGCGCCGCCCGCGGCGACGGCGAACTGGGCAGCAACGCGCTCGCGATCGGTGCCGAGGGCACCCGCGGCAGCCGAGGCGTACTCCTCGCCAACCCGCACTTCCCCTGGCAGGGGATGCGCCGCATGTGGCAGAGCCAGCTGACCATCCCCGGCCGCCTCGACGTCTCGGGCGCCTCGCTGCTCGGCTTCCCCGCCGTCCTCATCGGCCACAACCGCGACGTCGCCTGGACCCACACGGTCGCCACCGCGAGCACCTACGGGCTGTACGAAGTGCCGCTCGTCCCCGGCGATCCGACGCGCTATCTCGTCGACGGCACGCCCGAGCAGATGAAGAGCCACCGCGTGCGCGTCCGGGTCAAGGAGAAGGACGGGACGACCGGCACGGTCGAACGGACGCTGTGGGACACCCGCTACGGACCCGTGCTCGGCGCGGGACCCGGCGGCTTCCCGCTGCCCTGGGGCAAGGACACCGCCTACACGCTGCGCGACGCCAACAGCACCAACCTGCGGGCACTGAACAGTTGGCTGGGCCTCGGCAGGACCACGAGCACCGAGGACGTACGCCGGTCGCAGGCACGCACCCAGGGCCTGCCGTGGATCAACACCCTCGCGGTGGACCGCAAGGGCAGTGCCTACTACGCCGACATGCAGGTCGTGCCGCACGTCACCGACGAGCTGGCCAAGCGGTGCTCCACCCCGCTGGGCGAGCGGCTGCTCGCCACCAGCGGAGTGCCCGTCCTGGACGGCGGACGCGGCGCCTGCGCCTGGGGCACCGACAAGGATGCGGTGGAGCCGGGCCTGCTCGGCCCGGGCCGACTGCCACGGCTGATCCGCGACGACTACGTCACCAACTCCAACAACAGCCCCTGGCTCGCCAACCCCCGTTCCCCGCTGACCGGTTACCCCCGCGTCGTCGGGGACATCGGCACGCCGCGCTCCCTGCGCACCCAGGAGGGCCTCCTCTCCGTACAGCGCCGCATCGCCGGTACGGACGGGCTGCCGGGCAAGGGCTTCTCGCGCGCCACGATGGAACGGATGCTCTTCCGGGACCACAGCAGGGCCGCCGAACTGGCCGGCGCCGACACCGCGACGATGTGCCGGTCCTTCCCCGGCGGAACGGCACCCTCCACCCACGGCCCCGTCGACGTGTCGAGCGCCTGCCGCGCGCTGGCCGACTGGGACGGCCGCTACAGCAGCGACAGCCGCGGCTCACTGCTCTTCGCCCGTTTCGTCGCGAAGGCCGCCGGGGTGAAGGACGGCCCGTGGAAGGTGCCCTTCGACCCGTCCGACCCCCTGCGCACCCCGCGCACCCTGGCGGCGGACAAGCCCGAGGTGCAACAGGCGTTCGGCGACGCGGCCGCTGAGCTGCGCGCCGCGGACATCCCCCTGGACGCCCGGCTCGGCGACCATCAGTACGTCGTACGCGACGGCAAGCGCCTCCCCATCCACGGCGGGCCGCACGAAGCAGGTGTGCTCAACGTGATCACGCCCCGGGCCCTCGGGGCAGGCACTCCCGACGTGGCCACCGGGTCCAGCTTCCTCCAGGTGACGGAGTTCCCCGCCAAGGGCGCTCCCCGCACCTCCTCGCTGCTCACCTACGGGCAGTCCGCTGATCCCACCTCCCCGCACCACGCGGATCAGACACGGCTCTACGCGAAGGGCCGCTGGGTCCGCGAGCGGTTCACCCAGCGGGAGATCCTCGACTCGCCCCAGCTGCGGACGCACATCCTGACCGGGAAATAG
- a CDS encoding alpha/beta fold hydrolase — translation MPLATVNGIRLNYEDSGSGEPIVMIMGSGSGGRAWHMHQVPALKAAGYRVITFDNRGIPPTDVCAQGFTVQDMVADVVALIGRLGLGPVRLVGTSMGAYVAQELALARPDLVRQAVLMASRARSDALRLALAGAERELHESGVVLPTRYRAVVQAMQSLAPRTLDDERGVVDWLDVLEMSTQDTAGRGAQLGLEPMPDRRDAYAGIRVPCHVISFADDLITPPWAGEELAALIPGAGIEVIPDAGHYGYLENPEPVNKSILEFFRSAAPVGSAD, via the coding sequence ATGCCCCTTGCCACCGTCAACGGCATCCGTCTCAACTACGAGGACAGCGGCTCCGGCGAACCCATCGTCATGATCATGGGTTCGGGAAGCGGGGGGCGCGCCTGGCACATGCACCAGGTACCGGCGCTGAAGGCGGCCGGTTACCGGGTGATCACCTTCGACAACCGCGGCATCCCGCCCACCGACGTGTGCGCCCAGGGGTTCACCGTCCAGGACATGGTGGCGGACGTCGTCGCGCTGATCGGCCGACTGGGCCTCGGCCCGGTGCGGTTGGTGGGCACCTCCATGGGCGCCTACGTGGCGCAGGAACTCGCCCTGGCCCGGCCCGACCTGGTGCGCCAGGCCGTCCTGATGGCGAGCCGGGCCCGCAGCGACGCACTGCGCCTCGCCCTGGCAGGCGCCGAACGGGAACTGCACGAGTCGGGGGTGGTGCTCCCCACGCGCTACCGCGCGGTCGTCCAGGCGATGCAGAGCCTCGCCCCCCGGACGCTCGACGACGAACGGGGCGTGGTCGACTGGCTGGACGTGCTGGAGATGTCCACCCAGGACACCGCGGGCCGGGGCGCCCAGCTCGGCCTTGAGCCGATGCCCGACCGCCGCGACGCCTACGCGGGCATCCGCGTCCCCTGTCACGTCATCTCCTTCGCCGACGACCTGATCACCCCGCCGTGGGCGGGGGAGGAGCTGGCGGCCCTGATCCCGGGCGCCGGGATCGAGGTCATCCCCGACGCCGGGCACTACGGCTATCTGGAGAACCCCGAACCGGTCAACAAGAGCATCCTGGAGTTCTTCCGCTCCGCCGCCCCGGTCGGCAGCGCGGACTGA
- a CDS encoding cytochrome P450, translating into MTELIQDVDLADPQTFNGHDLTDYWQRLRSESPVHWHPPLGKNPGFWVVSRYADIMAVYRDNVNFTSERGNLLVTLLAGGDSAAGQMLAVTDGHRHRELRKIMLKAFSPRALERISERVRVNTRKLVAEAVERGTCDFAEDIASHIPMGTIADLLGVPAADREFLLTLTKSALSSDAADTQEMDALMARNEILLYFGELVEERRRSPGDDVISVLAGGEIDGQALTEDEMVLNCYSLIIGGDETSRLSMIDSVFTLSHHPRQWQLLRSGEVGLGTAVEEVLRWASPAMHFGRTCLKDTEVGGVRIAAGDIVTLWHSSGNRDEAVFTDPGTFALDRTPNKHITFGYGPHFCLGAYLARVELSELLSALRTFSQGFEIAGPTQRIHSNFLTGFSELPVRFEPDPAGLAHYNETRDAVS; encoded by the coding sequence ATGACGGAATTGATCCAGGACGTAGACCTGGCCGACCCGCAGACCTTCAACGGTCACGATCTGACGGACTACTGGCAGCGACTCAGATCCGAGAGTCCGGTGCACTGGCACCCGCCACTCGGCAAGAATCCGGGCTTCTGGGTCGTCAGCCGATACGCCGACATCATGGCTGTCTACCGCGACAACGTGAACTTCACGTCGGAGCGGGGGAACCTCCTGGTCACCCTGCTCGCGGGCGGGGACTCGGCGGCCGGTCAGATGCTCGCCGTCACCGACGGCCACCGGCACCGCGAACTGCGGAAGATCATGCTGAAGGCATTCTCCCCGCGCGCCCTGGAGCGGATATCCGAGCGGGTGCGGGTCAACACCAGGAAACTGGTGGCCGAAGCGGTCGAGCGGGGCACCTGCGACTTCGCGGAGGACATCGCGAGTCACATCCCCATGGGCACCATCGCGGACCTGCTGGGCGTTCCCGCCGCCGACCGTGAATTCCTCCTCACCCTGACGAAGTCGGCCCTCAGTTCCGACGCCGCCGACACCCAGGAGATGGACGCGCTCATGGCGCGCAACGAAATCCTCCTGTACTTCGGCGAGTTGGTCGAGGAGCGGCGCCGCTCCCCGGGCGACGACGTCATCAGCGTGCTGGCGGGCGGCGAGATCGACGGCCAGGCCCTCACCGAGGACGAGATGGTCCTCAACTGCTACAGCCTCATCATCGGCGGCGACGAGACGAGCCGCCTCTCGATGATCGACTCGGTGTTCACGCTCTCACACCACCCGCGCCAGTGGCAGTTGCTGCGGAGCGGCGAGGTGGGCCTCGGCACCGCCGTCGAGGAGGTGCTGCGCTGGGCCTCGCCCGCCATGCACTTCGGACGGACCTGCCTCAAGGACACCGAGGTGGGCGGAGTGCGGATCGCGGCGGGGGACATCGTCACGCTGTGGCACTCCTCGGGAAACCGCGACGAGGCCGTCTTCACGGACCCCGGCACCTTCGCCCTGGACCGCACCCCCAACAAACACATCACCTTCGGGTACGGACCGCACTTCTGCCTCGGCGCCTACCTCGCCCGCGTCGAGCTCTCCGAACTGCTCTCCGCGCTGCGGACCTTCAGCCAGGGCTTCGAGATCGCGGGCCCGACCCAGCGCATCCACTCCAACTTCCTGACCGGATTCAGCGAACTGCCCGTGCGCTTCGAGCCGGATCCGGCGGGACTCGCCCACTACAACGAGACACGTGACGCGGTCAGCTGA